The stretch of DNA CACCTTCGAAACCGCCGAGCTGGTGCTGCCCCGGTTGATCAAGCAAGACGGCACGCGCCAGCCCTTCGATGAAGAGAAGCTGCGGGCCGGCATGCAGCGTGCGCTGGAGAAGCGCCCGGTCAGCGTCGAGCGCCTGGAAGCGGCGCTGGCGCATATCAAGAGCCGACTGCGCGCCACCGGCGAGCGCGAGGTCAAGTCGCTGGTGGTGGGCGAAATGGTCATGGCCGAGCTGCGCAAGCTCGATGAAGTGGCCTACATCCGCTTCGCCTCGGTGTACCGGCGCTTCCAGGACCTCGACGAATTCCGCGAAGAAATCGACCGCCTGGCCCGCGAGCCGGCTAAAGAGTGAGCATGCCCAGCCAGACCGCGATCCTCGACGCCCATTACATGGCCCGCGCGCTGGAGCTGGCGCGCAAGGGCGTGTACACCACCCACCCCAACCCGCGTGTGGGTTGTGTGATCGTCCGCGATGGCGAAGTGGTCGGTGAAGGCTGGCACGTGCGTGCCGGTGAACCGCACGCCGAAGTGCATGCCTTGCGCCAGGCCGGCGAACGGGCCCGCGGCGCCTGCGCCTACGTCACCCTTGAGCCGTGCAGCCACCATGGCCGCACGCCGCCGTGCGCCGAGGCGCTGGTCAAGGCCGGTGTGGCCCGGGTGGTTGCCGCCATGCAGGACCCCAATCCGCAAGTCGCCGGTCAGGGCCTGCGGCGCCTGGCAGACGCCGGCATCATCGTGGCCAGCGGCGTGCTCGAAGCCGAGGCCCGCGCGCTCAACCCTGGCTTCCTCAAGCGCATGGAACACGGCCTGCCGTTCGTCCGCGCCAAGCTGGCGATGAGCCTGGACGGCCGCACCGCCATGGCCAGCGGTGAAAGCCAGTGGATCACCGGGCCCGCTGCCCGCTCGGCAGTGCAGCGCCTGCGCGCCCGTTCCAGCGTGGTGCTGACCAGTGCCGCCAGCGTGCTGGCCGACAACGCGCGGATGACCGTGCGTGGCGCCGAGCTGGGCCTGGACGCCGAAACCACCGCTCTGGCGCTCAGCCGCACGCCGTTGCGCGTGCTGATCGACGGCCGCCTGCGCCTGCCGCTGGA from Pseudomonas putida encodes:
- the nrdR gene encoding transcriptional regulator NrdR, translated to MHCPFCGANDTKVIDSRLVAEGEQVRRRRECVACGERFTTFETAELVLPRLIKQDGTRQPFDEEKLRAGMQRALEKRPVSVERLEAALAHIKSRLRATGEREVKSLVVGEMVMAELRKLDEVAYIRFASVYRRFQDLDEFREEIDRLAREPAKE
- the ribD gene encoding bifunctional diaminohydroxyphosphoribosylaminopyrimidine deaminase/5-amino-6-(5-phosphoribosylamino)uracil reductase RibD, whose translation is MPSQTAILDAHYMARALELARKGVYTTHPNPRVGCVIVRDGEVVGEGWHVRAGEPHAEVHALRQAGERARGACAYVTLEPCSHHGRTPPCAEALVKAGVARVVAAMQDPNPQVAGQGLRRLADAGIIVASGVLEAEARALNPGFLKRMEHGLPFVRAKLAMSLDGRTAMASGESQWITGPAARSAVQRLRARSSVVLTSAASVLADNARMTVRGAELGLDAETTALALSRTPLRVLIDGRLRLPLDAPFFQAGPVLVVTAVADDPRYAAVGHELLSLPGDNGQVDLPALLQALAARGVNEILLEAGAGLVGAFARQGLIDEYQLFVAGTFLGSQARPLLDWPLDKMSQAPRLKITEMRAVGDDWRVTAIPLPAPGV